GATACGGCGCTCCCGACACGACCTACCTTACCCCTCTTTGGCCGATCATGAGGAAGCTTCCCGAGTTCTACGAGGTCGGTTCCCGTTTCGAGGACTTCCGCCGCGACTCCGGTTGGTGGGTCAACAGCTACGTCCAGGAGATGGCCACCCTTCGCTACTGCGAGGCCATCGAGGAGATCTACGCCCTCAGGGATCCCAAGATGAGGGAGCAGTTCACCGAGACCTATGCGGTACAGAAGGACGCGGCCAAGCTCTGGAGACAGGGCAAGAAGAACCAGGCCATCGACCAGCTGACCCGCTTCGCCTACGATAGGGCAGTGGACTGGAACCGTACCTGGCTGAAGCTGGGCGACCACCTTCTGGGCAACTATGCCCTGGGTTACAGAAACTTCAAAACCACCGGCTATCCCCAGTGGTGGAACGATTTCATCGGTTACGGACCTCTCGAGAGATAGCTCTGCCGTGATCGATCTATTGAAGGCCCCCCTTAAGGGGGGCCTTTCTCGTAGCGTCCTGTTATGCTGCTGTCTTATAGGAGGCTCGCTCCTGCCGAGGTCGATTTCATGGGGGTGCGACGAAGGTATGGCCGCCTCGGTAACGATGGAGAACTCCCTGAGGATCCTGAGGTCCGAGAGAGAGGCCTTGGGGATCGTGGCGTCCCCCGACCTGGATCCATACGGAATCGGAGTTATAGGAGAGGAGTTTACACCTCTCACCACCACACTGGGCCATCTGGAGGACAAGATAGCCTCTGCTAACCCCCTTTTCGCCGCGGCTCTGGTCGGCGAGTTTCGCCGTATGGGGTTGAAAGGGGGCGACTCAGTGGCGATAGGGGCCAGCGGCTCTTTCCCGGGGTTGCTGGTGGCGGTGCTGTCCGCCTGCGACGCCATGGAGCTCCGTCCCCTTTTGATCTGTTCTCTGGGCTCATCGATGTACGGGGCCAACCGGGTCGGCTTCAACGTTGTGGACATGGTCAAGCTCCTGGAGGACAGAGGTTCTTTGGATTTCGAGTTTTTGGGGTTCTCCCTTGGAGGGGACGACGATAGATACGACGCCCCTCTGTTTCCGGAGTGGCGCGATCTGACCTTGGACGAGGCCCTGAGACTTGCATCGGAGGAGAGGTTTATCCACGAGGACTCCCTCGGTAAGAGCGTCGAGGTCAGGATGTCCCTTTACGACGAGGCATCCGGCGGTGAAATAGGATGTTTCGTAGGGGTCGGAGGGGCCTCGGTGACCTTCGGAGACTCGGACCAGTCGGCTTCCTTCCCTGGCGGGACGACGTCGAAGCCCTTCGAATCCATGCCCTCGGAAGGGCTGCTTTCCCGTTTTCTTCGTAGCGGGATTCCTGTGATCCATCTTCTCTGCGTGAGGGATCTGTGCGATAGGTGGTCCATCCCCTACGGCGACAACCCCCTGAACTGGCGGAATCACCGATTCTCCCGGAGATAGCCCACGTGATATAATACCCCTATGAGGGTATATAAATCTTTTCAAGGGGGAATTGATCATGGGCGAAAAGACTATGGCCAACCTCGCCGAGGCTTTTTCCGGCGAATCCCAGGCCAACAGAAAGTATCTCTTCTACTCCGAGGTGGCAGATAAGGAAGGTTTCACCTCCGTGGCCAAGCTCTTCAGGGCCGCCGCTGCGGCGGAGACGCTTCACGCCAAGATGCACTATCGCAACATGGGCAAGATATGCGACACCGAGACCAACCTCAAGGACGCCATAGCCGGCGAGACCTACGAGTACACCGAGATGTACCCTCCCTTCATCGACGACGCCGAGGCGGAGGGTGAGAAGAAGGCCCATAAGGGCTTTTCCCTGGCCAACGAGGTGGAGAAGGTTCACGCCGAGCTGTACAAAAGAGCTCTGGACCATCTTTCCGATAAGAGGGCGGTGGATTACTATCTGTGCACCGTGTGTGGCCACATCGAGGAAGGAGCCGCTCCGGATAAATGCCCGGTCTGTGGAGCTTCGTCCAAGGCCTATGAGCTGGTGGAGTAGGGGCTATATCGTTTGAACCGGGTCCGGACGTAAACGTCCGGACCCTTATTTTACGGAAAAGGACGTGACGGGATTTGCAGAGATTGGTAGTGCTTTTTACCGGGGGCACCATAGCCAGCGCTTTTGGAGAGGGAGGAAGCAAGGGACCGGACAGCACGGTGGTAGGTGCCTTAAGGGAACATCTCACCGGTTTTTTCGCTGGCAGAGATGTGGACGTGGTATGTCGAGAGCCCTGGGGAGTCCCGGGGCTGGACAGCTCCGATCTGGACCCAGGCCATTGGGTAGAGCTGGCGTCCTCTATCGCTAGGGAGCTCGATAACGGCGCTACCGGTTTTCTAATCCTTCACGGAACGGACACCATGGCCTATACCTCCGCCTGGCTCAGCCTGTGTTTTCCCCACGTGGATGTGCCAATAGTGCTTACAGGCAGTCAGCTTACATTGGACTACATGCCCGAGGACGTCACGGTAAACCTCAGGGGAGCGGCTCAGGTCGCCTGTTCGGACATTTCCGGGGTCTGGATCTACTGTAACTGGAAGCTGATTCCGGGGAACAGGGCCCACAAGGCACAGGCCTTACATCCCGATGCCTACGTGGCAACCAACGGTCAGCCTATGTATTTCAATCCTGAATGGGCCAGGAAAGGCAGAAAAGGAACGGTGAGACAGCCTCTTCCCCATACACTGTCTCCTCTAGCGGAGAAGGCCATGGGGCACGGCTCGGATGAAGCGAGGAACATCGGTAGTCGGATGGCCTGGCTGTTCTGTACTCCCGGCTTTTCTCCCAGGTTTTCCGGTGAGGAACGAGTGCTGGCCATATTGGGCTACGGAGCGGGCAACGCCCCTTCCGGCGCTCTCCAGGCGGTGGAGAGCGCTTTCGACGGGCTTTCCAAACCCCATGTCATAGCCTGTAGCCAGGCAGAGGGAGACATGAAGAACCCCGGCAGCTATGCCGGGGTGGGTATAGCCTCCTTGGCCGATAGGGGATTCACCGTCTGGAGCCAGATGGACTATCCCGTCGAGTTCGTCCACGCTCTAGGCTGTTATTCCCTTCTGGCCTCGTCCTCCGCTCCGGGGTTCGTCCTGTCCCACTATCTCAGGGAGTGCTCGTCAGAGACGCCGCTCCTATAACCGGACCGTCCTTTCCGAGGGAGGATATTTTCAAAGGAGGCATCGGTCGA
The Dethiosulfovibrio russensis DNA segment above includes these coding regions:
- a CDS encoding asparaginase, encoding MQRLVVLFTGGTIASAFGEGGSKGPDSTVVGALREHLTGFFAGRDVDVVCREPWGVPGLDSSDLDPGHWVELASSIARELDNGATGFLILHGTDTMAYTSAWLSLCFPHVDVPIVLTGSQLTLDYMPEDVTVNLRGAAQVACSDISGVWIYCNWKLIPGNRAHKAQALHPDAYVATNGQPMYFNPEWARKGRKGTVRQPLPHTLSPLAEKAMGHGSDEARNIGSRMAWLFCTPGFSPRFSGEERVLAILGYGAGNAPSGALQAVESAFDGLSKPHVIACSQAEGDMKNPGSYAGVGIASLADRGFTVWSQMDYPVEFVHALGCYSLLASSSAPGFVLSHYLRECSSETPLL
- a CDS encoding rubrerythrin family protein translates to MGEKTMANLAEAFSGESQANRKYLFYSEVADKEGFTSVAKLFRAAAAAETLHAKMHYRNMGKICDTETNLKDAIAGETYEYTEMYPPFIDDAEAEGEKKAHKGFSLANEVEKVHAELYKRALDHLSDKRAVDYYLCTVCGHIEEGAAPDKCPVCGASSKAYELVE
- the pgsW gene encoding poly-gamma-glutamate system protein — protein: MAASVTMENSLRILRSEREALGIVASPDLDPYGIGVIGEEFTPLTTTLGHLEDKIASANPLFAAALVGEFRRMGLKGGDSVAIGASGSFPGLLVAVLSACDAMELRPLLICSLGSSMYGANRVGFNVVDMVKLLEDRGSLDFEFLGFSLGGDDDRYDAPLFPEWRDLTLDEALRLASEERFIHEDSLGKSVEVRMSLYDEASGGEIGCFVGVGGASVTFGDSDQSASFPGGTTSKPFESMPSEGLLSRFLRSGIPVIHLLCVRDLCDRWSIPYGDNPLNWRNHRFSRR